The Streptomyces sp. M92 nucleotide sequence AGCTCGCGCGGTACGGGGCTGCCGTCGGCGTGTCTGTGCAGCAGGTCGTGCGCGTCGTCTCCGATCATGTCCCGCTCCGGCCGTCCCAGCAGTTGCTCGGCCCACGGGTTCGCCGACGTGATCCGGCCCGACGCGTCGAGGGTGAGGACGCCGGCGCCCAGGGCCCGCAGCACGGCGCCGGTGAGGGCGGGATCCGGAACGCCGTCCGCGTTCTTGGGCCCCGGTCCGTCGCCCTCCCGGTGGCCCGCCCAGCGTGACGCCACGACCCTCACAGCCTTCCGATGCCGTCCGTCCCGCCAGGTTCCCCCACCGGGCACGGGTGAACCGCTCCGGAGGGCCGGAAGAGGGAGATCGGGTAGGCTCCCGGTGCCGATCTTGTACCTCGGAGGGGTGTGTGCGGACCAGGACCACGACCGCGGCGACGGCCGTACTGAGCTGTCTGCTGGCGGGAGCGCTCACGGCGGGGTGCGGCGCCGGCGACGCCGGGGAGGCGAAGTCCGCCGACGAGCTGCTCGATGACGCCAACGCCACGATGCGGGCACTGGAGTCCGTACGGATCGACTCCACCAGCACCGCCGCGAAGGGCGGTACGGTGACCAGCCGCCTCGTGACCGACCTCGACAGCCGGTGTTCCGCGAGGACCGTCTTCTCCGAGGGCGGCAGCCTGGAGCAGATACGGATGGGCGAGACCGACTTCGTCCGTCCCGACCGCGCCTACCTGGAGAAGTGGAAGCCCGGTGGTGTCACCGGGGAGCAGCGGATGTGGATCAAGGTGCCCGCCGACTCGGCGCAGCCCGGCGACGGCCTCTCCTCCTGCACACGGCCCTTCACGTCGTTCGGCAAGGCGAAGAAGGGCAAGAGCGCCTCCGTCGCGGGACGGCCGGCCGTCGAACTGACCGTGACCGACGACGGGGGCGCCGGGGGCACCGGCGGGACCTACACCTTCCACGTCGCCACCGAGGGCGAGCCCCATCTGCTGAAGGTGGTCTACAAGGGCGCCGACTACGCTACGACCACGTCGTTCACGGCCTTCGACGAGCCGCTGGACATCAAGGCGCCGGATCCGGCCGAGGTCATCGACGCGGAGGCGGCGACAAAGTAAAGCACCCGGCCACCGAGCAGTACGGGGCCAAAGGGGTCAGGACGCGTGGCCGAGGGCCGTGCCGTCGCGGTCGTCCGCGAGCCGCACCGCGGCCCTCATGCGCTTGCCGACGGGCTCGCGGTGCACCTCGAAGCTCTGGCAGACGGCCATGACGATCTCCAGCCCGTGCCGCCCGACCCGGTCGGGGTCGGCGCTCTCGGCCACCGGCAGCACCGGATCGCTGTCCCACACCGTGACCTCCACCCGGTCCCCGGCCAGCTCCAGGTCGACGAGTGACGGACCGGGCGCGTACTTGCAGGCGTTCGTCAGCAGCTCGCTGACCACGAGCTGCACCAGGTCGACCGCGCGGTCGGGCACCGGCCGGTCCCGCGTGGCCCGCACGCGGGTCAGGAAGGCGCGGGCCAGCTCCCGGCCCCGGGCGATGTCGCCGGGCCTGCCCTCGTACTCCGCCGACACCCTGACCGACGCTTCTCTCGGCCGGTTCCCGTTCCGGGCAGCCCCGTTCATTCGATCCGCCCTCTTCCTGAGCCTTGACCGTCACGCCAGCCCGTCTACCCCCGGATCCGGGAAACATCGGCCCGCGGCCACGAGTCGTGCGGGCCTCCTAGGATGGCGGGCGTGGACCTCCTCGCCGTGCGCACCTTCGTCACCGCCGCGGAGGCGGGGCAGCTGCAGATCGCCGCCGACCGGCTGGCGGTGACCCAGCAGGCAGTGTCCAAGCGCGTCGCCGCCCTGGAGAAGAGTCTTGGCGTGCCGTTGTTCACCCGCACCGCACGAGGGGTGCGGCTCACCGTCGACGGACAGGCGTTCCTCCCGCACGCGCGTGCGCTGCTCGACGCCGAGGAGCGGGCCCTGTCCTCCGTACGGCCCGGCGGCCGCCCGCTGCGGGTCGACGTGATCGGCAGACGGGCCGCCACGGCCGGCGTGCTGCGCGACTTCCACCGGGCCCGTCCCGGTGTCGCCCT carries:
- a CDS encoding ATP-binding protein; this translates as MNGAARNGNRPREASVRVSAEYEGRPGDIARGRELARAFLTRVRATRDRPVPDRAVDLVQLVVSELLTNACKYAPGPSLVDLELAGDRVEVTVWDSDPVLPVAESADPDRVGRHGLEIVMAVCQSFEVHREPVGKRMRAAVRLADDRDGTALGHAS